In Palaemon carinicauda isolate YSFRI2023 chromosome 28, ASM3689809v2, whole genome shotgun sequence, the sequence GtgtaatttacttttaaaattacagtacagtacctgTGCGTATCACGTCTCTATCTTCAATGAAATGTGAGAGTCAACACAATAACCAGGTAAgattcatttaaataaataaaatgttaatgctaaaattttgtatttaaataCTTACCCAGTAGTTGTTTAATTCCTTCCCTCCCTTCACACTTTTAGTGATGTCAAGAGAATTGTCAGAAGTTGTATTGGTTAATCATCACTGATTATATAAATTTCTTGGAATGTAGTGGTCAGTTTTATATTTGCCGAGGGGAGCAGGAGATGGGAGAGATGGGGTAGAAAAAGTTTTTTGTTTAAGGTTAGGAAGCTAGTGGCTTCGATGGTTGAAGCATAATGGCTATCAGGTAAGTGTTTAGATGAATTATTCAAATTCTGTTTTTCATAATTGGCATGAATTTTGAGGTTGGATATTTTGCCAAATCTTTTTGTTGCCGTTAAAATTGATTCTTAAGTggggaaattaaaagaaggaaacgATTTtcgttttatttacattaaaacaactgcgcaaaacttaaaaaaaaaaagaaattcattaaTACACTTATATCTATGGCATTAGTTAGTTTACATATAACAGTGAACCTAGGAACATATAAGATACACATTTCTTGCCTAAAAGGGTACATCAGCACTTTGTACTTGTCTATCTTGGAATACTGCTTTTTACACTCATTCTAAATCAGCACATCTTAAGATTTTTCATAGGAATCCTTTATTTATAATTGTCCAGGTTTGGCAAGAAGAACAGCAACACTTTGGACATCGGGAATATTGCCACGATTATTACCTCTTGATGAGAGTCTTGAATTTGTTACGGTTACACCAGATGGTCGTCCTGTACCACTTGGCCCAGATGTAAGTGTTGTTCCTGATGATGTTCTGATTCCTCCACCACCAGTGCGAATAGCCGAACCTCCCTGTGATGTTGTAGATGAGAATCTTGAGCTTGTTCCTGAAGTACTTGAACGAGTTATTCCAGAGGATAGTTGAGAACTGCTTAGACCTCCAGATGATCCAGTTCCTAGGCTAGCAGTACCTCTGATGCCAGATTCACCACCGCTAGTGGAAGTTTGACCTCTGTTCGTTCCAGTGGACACACCTTGTCCAGCCAGGATTACAGAAATGCTTTCACCAGGTTGCCCAGAAGATGAGCTTGAGCTTGTTGATTTAAATGAAAACTGAGACTGTTCAATGGTGTTCCCTtgtgaaccagttatgggcccagtAATGATTGTGTTTCCCAAGTTACCCGAGTTGATTTCAAAACCTTGGTTGAAGCCTGAATTGGATCCTGTTTCAGTGACAGAACCAGAAATGAAGTTTGTACCCGAAGTTAATCCTGATACTGAACCACTGCCAGATGTAGATCCAGTGCCAGAAACTGAGCCTAAAGTAATTCCAGCACCAGGAGTACCAGAGGTGAATCCAGCTCCAGAGATACCAGCCGAGCTAGGTGTACCAGAAGAGGAAATTGATCCTGTAAAGCTTGTGGATCTTGAACCTCCACTTTGGCCTGTTCCTCTTACAGCAGAATTGGCAATTTGGAATGGAGCTTGACCTCTTCTTACACCAGAGGGAAGATCTTGTCCAGCTAGAATTACCGCCACACTTTCACCAGATTGACCTGTTGTGCCAGAGCTTGATGAGATGCTAGAAAATCTTGAGCCAGTTGTGCTGGTTGATCCAGAAGATATGCTAGAAGATAATCTTGAGCTACCTGGCCTTCCAGATCCAAGAGAGGAGGATACTGAAGTTTGCCTTGATCCAACTGTTCCTGCATTGGCACCAGAAACTGATCCACTAATTGACCCAGTGGAAAAACCTGCATTAGCACCAGATGAAGTTGATCCACCAATTGACCCTGTGTTGGTGCTAGTTCCAGAAATTCTTGATCCACCAATGGACCCGGTGGAAAATCCTGCATTGGCACCAGAAGTTGTTGATCCACCAATTAACCTTGTGCTAGTGCCAGTGCCAGTAATTCTTGATCCACCAATCGACCCTGTGTTAGTACTAGTTCCGGAAATTCCTGTGAACGAAGCACCAGAACTGATACTACTTCCAATTCCTGAAGAAACTGTAGAACCTTGAGTACCAGTGTTGCTCACTGATCCAGATCCTCTTATGGTACTACCAGTTACCTGGAATGTTCCTTGATCACGTGTTACACCTACGGGGATGCCTTGGTCTGCCAAAATAACAGCTACGCTTTCCCCACTTTGACCCCTCGACCCAGTTGATAGAGAAGAACTTCCAGTAGAGAAACCTGTACCAAGTGGTCTTGCACTGCTAGAAGATGATCCTGTGTTTGAGCTTACTGAAGAAGACACAATAGTTTGCTGTGATCCAACGTTTCCTGTTCTAATGTCAGAACCAAATGTTGTTCCTGCTCCAGTGCCAGTAGTTGTACTGCCACCTGCTTTGAATCCTGTGTTAGAGCCTGAGCCACTAACAGAACCAAAAGAAATTCTAGAACCTTGGATACCAGCACTGCCTGAAGAACCAGTGCCTTGGATGCTGGCACCAGTCAACTGAGCTTGACCTTGTGTTACACCTGAGATACCTTGGCCAGCTAATATTACAGCTACACTCTCACCTTGCTGACCTGAAGAGCTAGAGCTTGATGTGTCTGCTGAAAAACGTTGTCCTGAAGTTGTTGAAGTTACTACAGTGTTTGTAACTCCTCCAGTGTTGGAATCAAAAGACCCGGCTCCAAcacctcctgttcctgctgttgcACCTATCCCAGCACCAGATCCAGTTCCAGCAGTTCCAGTGGTAGAGAATGAAGTTCCACCTGTAGTGCTAATGCTGCTTCCAAAGCCAGAAGAAGAACCAGTACTGACCCCAAAACCAGCTCCAGTTCCTATGTTAGAGAGAGTAGCCCCACTGGTAGTACCAACATTGTTACCAAATCCTGAAGAAACACCAGAACTGGCAACATTATCTGAAGATCCAGTTCCTCTAATATTAGCATTGGCAATCTGGAATGCAGCTTGGCCACGTGTGACACCATCTGGAATTCCTTGTCCAGCTAAAAGTACAGCTACACTTTCTCTTTGTTGACCAGTTGAGCTAGAGCCTGATGAAGTTACGGAGAATCTTGAACCCGATGAACTAGATGATCCCGATGATGTTCCAGTGGAAATTCCAGAAGTTACAGGTCTTGCAGTGCCAGAAGAAAATCTAGTCCCTGATCCGGTTTGCTTGATTGCAACAAATCCTGTGTTGGAACCAGAAATTCCAGCTCCAGCAACTTGCCCAGCATCAGAACCTGCTCCAGTTCCTATGTTAGAGAAAGAAGCTCCGCTAGTAGCACCAACATTGCTACCAAAACTTGAAGAAACACCAGAAATGGCAACATTACCTGATGACCCAGTTCCTCTAATATTAGTATTGCCACTCTGGAATGCAGCTTGGCCACGTGTGGCACCAGATGGAATTCCCTGTCCAGCTAAAAGTACAGCTACACTTTCTCTCTGTTGACCAGTTGAGCTAGTGCCTGATGAAGTTACGGAGAATCTTGAACCCGATGAACTAGATGATCCTGATGATGTTCCAGTGGAAATTCCAGCAGTTACAGGTCTCGTAGTTCCAATTGAAAATTGAGTCCCTGATCCGGTTTGCTTGATTGCAACAGATCCTGTGTTGGAAACAGAAATTCCAGCTCCAGCAACTTGGCCAGCATCGGAACCTGCTGTAAATCCAGTTCCAGTTAAAGAACCAGAACTGATTCCTGAACTAAATGAAGATGATCCTGATGTAGATGTAGAGCCCTGAGAACCAAATGAGTTTGAGAGCCCAGATGCTCCTATATTGCCACTGGTTGTTTGGAACTGAGACTGCCCACTTGTCTGTCCAATAGAGGCGCCTTGACCCGCCAAAATTACAGCAACACTCTCCCCTGACTGATTAGATCCAGTTGATGTTCCTATATTAGTTCCAAATGCTGTTGAACTTGAAACAGGCCTTGTCACTGTTGTTCCACTTGAAGATCCAGTCTGACTTGTGAACTGAGAGCCAGAAACAGCTCCTGTGCCAGAAATGCTGCCGGTTACTCCTCCTGTTGGGCGGGATGCCCCTGTGAAAGTTGACCCTGATGAAGATGAAGTGCCTTGTCCCACAGAAATTACTGCTACAGTATCTCTAGAAATTTCTTGTGACCCTTGACCAGAACTGACTCCTAGATTAGTTGATACAGAACCTGTATTAAATGACTGATTTGAATCAAATGAACCAAAAGAGGAGGTGGATTCTTGTACATTTGTTGTAATTCCAGTGGAAATGCCTGATGACCCAGTTCCAGTTAAGGCTGCGTTAATTTGGAAAGGTGCTTGACCTTTTGTCACTCCATCAGGAATGGCTTGGCCAGCCAAGATTACTGCTACATTCTCTCCTGATCCCCCTTGAACTCTTATTCCTGATCCTGAACTGATACTGGAACTGACAGAACCAGTTCCTGATATCTGTGATACACCACTTGAAACAAATGAAGAACCCTGTGTGCCTTGGCTTATAGATGAGCTTGGTGGAGACAATCCTGCTGACCCAGAAGTAAAGCTTGTTAAGCCTGGAGCAATTGGTGATGTTGCGGGTGGTACATAACCACTGTACTGACCTTGGTTTGCAGAATCTGTTATTATATTTGATGAAAATTCATTTGAACCACTGGATGCACCAGAACCTCCTAGCGTACTCAATGAGACATCAAATGATCCTTTGGTTGCTTCAGAAGAAAATGCTGATGATCCAGACCCAGAACCAGTAATACGGttagatgataaagatgatgaaatAAAGTTTGATCCAGTCCCAGATGATGATGTTGATCCGGTATTAGGATTTCTTGTAGAGGAGACTGAGAAAGCTCCTGTTCCAGGACGGGCTCCAATATTGATTGTCGAGCCACGGTTTCCTGTGGATGATGTCAAGCTTGAAGATACAATTCCAGATCCACGTGAGGCAGAGAGGCTTGATGATCCACTGCCACCAGATCCAGTTGATGTCAAGCTTGAAGAACCACTTCCAGATCCACGTGATGCAGAAAAGCTTGATGATCCACTGCCACCAAGTCCAGTTGAAGTCAAACTGGAAGATCCACTTCCAGATCCACGTGAGGCAGAAAAACTCGATGATCCACTGCCACCAGATCCACTAGTAAAACTGGAAGATGAGAGTCCTCCCCGGCGAATTACAGGCCTGAAGCCTCTCTCGTCCGCAATGTAATCAACAGTAAATATCTGACCATTTGGTGCTGTCCATctgtaaatagaagaaaaataatgacAGTCATTATTGATTCTAGATAATTTAACAGCAACTTAATTTTTTTATAAGCTTACCAACAAGTACCATGTATTGACGTTATGTTTCATAACAATCCACATAAATTAATTGCGAATGATGACTTACGAATAGGAGCCGGTTACTGCTGCATCACTGTTAATGTTTCCAGCATTGAATTCGGAGTGGCTGAAATCGTCGACTTGCACGTTAATTCTCTGGTTTGAAGCACCATCACCGTGGTGGGCGGCGtcgtggtggtggtgatggtggccgTCGAGGTGCTGCAGGCCATCCAGCTTGGCACCAACTGTTAGGCCCAGAAGGGCAACAAACACAACCTGAAATCAGAGTTATTTGTTACTGATGGTTTTAGAACAAGAGAGATTTGGGTTCTGTGAAACAGTGGAGCAGTTTCAAAAGGAAATAGAAAGGTTTTCCTCTTAatggttgatttaaaaaaaaggaaaaaattatgactAAAATGTTAAAGTAGAAATGAGTAAATTTGGCTGTTTTCTCATggtaggaaaggaaaaaaatatttaatttatcttcagaagaagaggaaagaacGACTGGTGAATTTCCTTAAGGAAAAGgagaaagatagtaataataatcctaTTTTCAGGAAAATATATTCAGTAAATTGTGTGATGAAGCAATCGAGATAGAAGTCTTATTTTATGCCatgttaataaaatgataaaagtaataatatagaAAGATTAGTTATTGCAatcaaaagtttatataaaaaatttacaaaagccCATAGATTTTATCTATAAATCGTATCGGTTATATCATGGAAGGGAATACTTGCGATTACAGATgtcaataaagaaatattttaagcttTATTGCTTGTTAGATTTGCATGGTACGCCATTCATGATCGATCAAGGTTGGGTCaattatttatagaaaattatacttCACTATGGGTTGATGATTTATAGTACTAACCATTTGCAAGAACTGGGGTTAATTGTGACGTGATAGTCTTCCATATTCCCCCAGGAGCTACAAAATTTCGTTAAAGCCAAAGCTGAGAAAAGGTGTTTGTTTGAAAGTCTGGACAAAACACTATAATGCACAAATAGTTTTGACAGTTTATAATTATTAAGTCCTCGTTATAACCACAATTTTAGAAGTAATGACTACTGTAATAAATTTCATGAACAATTATACATATTTTGACTAtaattttacagaaaattataGTTTCAACCAGTTTGGTGAATGATCATATAAAGTTTGTGTTTTCAGTTCTACAAGTAATGTGAAATATAACCAGTATGGCAATTGGTTATAGATAATGGAAGTCGAACAGCTTTATTAACAATTTGTTAATTGATGAGAAATATTTTGACGACACAGTTTCACGAATAATGATGATTACCATCTGTTTGGTAATTTATTAAAGAAATCGTACTAATCTTGATCAGCCCAGCATTCTGCTATTTTTCCCATTTGGTCCCCATGTAACTCAAAACCGGTGATGTTTTAAACTGCAGAAGTTAACCAACGCTAAAATGTCTTGAAATACAGGAAGAACCCCGCTTTTTAGTGTAAATCGTAATTTTCTTGATCAAActtgattattttagttttcaaCTTCTATTTCgtcgttgatctctctctctctgatggggagagctgagcgtgaccaaaaaagaatatatatatatatatatatatatatatatatatatatatatatatatatatatatatatatatatatatatatatatatatattcttttttggtacgtgtgtgtgcatatctatttagccgtcatttttgacgggtcgcgtacacgagattatatatatatatatatatatatatatatatatatatatacatacacagacacacacacacaacaacaacaacaaatgcagctgtttctagttcactgcagggcaaaggcctcagacatgacaaaaTATGTCTGGTGTTTGGGAcgctttcatcaccaggctggtcagtgcggattggtgatggttgaaaattttcgtctgatcgatcacagcaaaccaacctagtttgggggGCTCTGCCTAGTATATCTTTGATGATCAtggggatacgcaaacccttttacctcgttaaggtatctgcatatatatatatatatatatatatatatatatatatatatatatatatatatatatatatgtatgtatatatatatgtatatatatatgtgtatatatatatatatatactgtatatatatgtgtatatatatatatatatatactgtatatatatatatatgtgtatatatatatatactgtatatatatagtgtatatatatatatatatatatatttatatatatattatatatatatatatatatatataaatgcatgtatataccagtattaacttatgcatcagaaactcggggccttattaaagccttagaacgaaagctagttacacctcaaagagctatggaaagaataatgatgggaatattacTAAGAGACAGAACAATAACAACATGCATAAGAGAGCAAACTTTACAGCATTATTATCCCCTTTATATGGGGTCGCTTTTTTTTTGTGGtctgggcatataatgagaatggcagataatagatggacattaagaataagagttgggtccctagatattgcaaaagaagaaggggaaggaagagaagacgatggattggcgatgtggactagcatagaaagaccatgaatagaCGTAAGAAGaaggacatgtttgaagcctttgttctacaatggactagtaacagctgattgtGATGTCCTAATATGTAATGtgtatgtgtaatttatatatatatatatatatatatatatatatatatagatttatatatatatatcgatttatatatatatatatatatatatatatatatatatatatatatatatatatatatatatgtgtgtgtgtgtgtgtatactgtaaatatttgtTCACAGAAACTAACTTATTATTTTTCGTAAGCAAGCAGAAAGTGTTGGAGATATGTAATTGCCAAGTATATAACAACAACATTTACAATATCCTAAATATGAGATTaattttcataaacaaaattgCTAAGCAAGGATTTGACTGGTAAATATATCAATATGCGTTATCTGAGAaaaatttattatgtaaaatttccttcaaatatttacaaaacagaaataaatttgTTAAGAAGTA encodes:
- the LOC137621509 gene encoding uncharacterized transmembrane protein DDB_G0289901-like, whose translation is MPHWVYKLVQVAIHLTLVGATSTATMKTAVVFVALLGLTVGAKLDGLQHLDGHHHHHHDAAHHGDGASNQRINVQVDDFSHSEFNAGNINSDAAVTGSYSWTAPNGQIFTVDYIADERGFRPVIRRGGLSSSSFTSGSGGSGSSSFSASRGSGSGSSSLTSTGLGGSGSSSFSASRGSGSGSSSLTSTGSGGSGSSSLSASRGSGIVSSSLTSSTGNRGSTINIGARPGTGAFSVSSTRNPNTGSTSSSGTGSNFISSSLSSNRITGSGSGSSAFSSEATKGSFDVSLSTLGGSGASSGSNEFSSNIITDSANQGQYSGYVPPATSPIAPGLTSFTSGSAGLSPPSSSISQGTQGSSFVSSGVSQISGTGSVSSSISSGSGIRVQGGSGENVAVILAGQAIPDGVTKGQAPFQINAALTGTGSSGISTGITTNVQESTSSFGSFDSNQSFNTGSVSTNLGVSSGQGSQEISRDTVAVISVGQGTSSSSGSTFTGASRPTGGVTGSISGTGAVSGSQFTSQTGSSSGTTVTRPVSSSTAFGTNIGTSTGSNQSGESVAVILAGQGASIGQTSGQSQFQTTSGNIGASGLSNSFGSQGSTSTSGSSSFSSGISSGSLTGTGFTAGSDAGQVAGAGISVSNTGSVAIKQTGSGTQFSIGTTRPVTAGISTGTSSGSSSSSGSRFSVTSSGTSSTGQQRESVAVLLAGQGIPSGATRGQAAFQSGNTNIRGTGSSGNVAISGVSSSFGSNVGATSGASFSNIGTGAGSDAGQVAGAGISGSNTGFVAIKQTGSGTRFSSGTARPVTSGISTGTSSGSSSSSGSRFSVTSSGSSSTGQQRESVAVLLAGQGIPDGVTRGQAAFQIANANIRGTGSSDNVASSGVSSGFGNNVGTTSGATLSNIGTGAGFGVSTGSSSGFGSSISTTGGTSFSTTGTAGTGSGAGIGATAGTGGVGAGSFDSNTGGVTNTVVTSTTSGQRFSADTSSSSSSGQQGESVAVILAGQGISGVTQGQAQLTGASIQGTGSSGSAGIQGSRISFGSVSGSGSNTGFKAGGSTTTGTGAGTTFGSDIRTGNVGSQQTIVSSSVSSNTGSSSSSARPLGTGFSTGSSSLSTGSRGQSGESVAVILADQGIPVGVTRDQGTFQVTGSTIRGSGSVSNTGTQGSTVSSGIGSSISSGASFTGISGTSTNTGSIGGSRITGTGTSTRLIGGSTTSGANAGFSTGSIGGSRISGTSTNTGSIGGSTSSGANAGFSTGSISGSVSGANAGTVGSRQTSVSSSLGSGRPGSSRLSSSISSGSTSTTGSRFSSISSSSGTTGQSGESVAVILAGQDLPSGVRRGQAPFQIANSAVRGTGQSGGSRSTSFTGSISSSGTPSSAGISGAGFTSGTPGAGITLGSVSGTGSTSGSGSVSGLTSGTNFISGSVTETGSNSGFNQGFEINSGNLGNTIITGPITGSQGNTIEQSQFSFKSTSSSSSSGQPGESISVILAGQGVSTGTNRGQTSTSGGESGIRGTASLGTGSSGGLSSSQLSSGITRSSTSGTSSRFSSTTSQGGSAIRTGGGGIRTSSGTTLTSGPSGTGRPSGVTVTNSRLSSRGNNRGNIPDVQSVAVLLAKPGQL